A stretch of Ursus arctos isolate Adak ecotype North America unplaced genomic scaffold, UrsArc2.0 scaffold_4, whole genome shotgun sequence DNA encodes these proteins:
- the FBXO45 gene encoding F-box/SPRY domain-containing protein 1, translating to MAAPAPGPGAASGGAGCSGGGGGGGAVGGSGSGSSGVGGRLPSRVLELVFSYLELSELRSCALVCKHWYRCLHGDENSEVWRSLCARSLAEEALRTDILCNLPSYKAKVRAFQHAFSTNDCSRNVYIKKNGFTLHRNPIAQSTDGARTKIGFSEGRHAWEVWWEGPLGTVAVIGIATKRAPMQCQGYVALLGSDDQSWGWNLVDNNLLHNGEVNGSFPQCNNAPKYQIGERIRVILDMEDKTLAFERGYEFLGVAFRGLPKVCLYPAVSAVYGNTEVTLVYLGKPLDG from the exons ATGGCGGCGCCAGCCCCGGGGCCTGGGGCAGCCTCCGGCGGCGCTGGCTgtagcggcggcggcggcggcggcggcgcggtcGGCGGCTCGGGCTCCGGGTCCTCGGGGGTAGGGGGCCGGCTGCCCAGCCGGGTGCTGGAATTGGTGTTCTCCTACCTGGAGCTGTCCGAGCTGAGGAGCTGCGCCCTGGTGTGCAAGCACTGGTACCGCTGCCTGCACGGTGATGAGAACAGCGAGGTGTGGCGGAGCCTTTGCGCCCGCAGCCTGGCAGAAGAGGCTCTGCGCACGGACATCCTCTGCAACCTGCCCAGCTAcaaggccaag gTACGTGCTTTCCAGCATGCCTTCAGCACTAATGACTGCTCCAGGAATgtctacattaagaaaaatggCTTTACTTTACATCGAAACCCCATTGCTCAGAGTACTGATGGTGCAAGGACCAAGATTGGTTTCAGTGAGGGCCGCCATGCATGGGAAGTGTGGTGGGAAGGCCCTCTGGGCACTGTGGCAGTGATTGGAATTGCCACAAAACGGGCCCCCATGCAGTGCCAAGGTTATGTGGCATTACTGGGTAGTGATGaccagagctggggctggaatcTAGTGGACAATAATCTACTACATAATGGAGAAGTCAATGGCAGTTTTCCACAATGCAACAATGCACCAAAATATCAG ATAGGAGAAAGAATTCGCGTCATCTTGGACATGGAAGATAAGACTTTAGCTTTTGAACGTGGATATGAGTTCCTGGGGGTTGCCTTTAGAGGACTTCCAAAGGTCTGCTTATACCCAGCAGTTTCTGCTGTATATGGCAACACAGAAGTGACTTTGGTTTACCTTGGAAAACCTTTGGATGGATGA